A region of Beijerinckia sp. 28-YEA-48 DNA encodes the following proteins:
- a CDS encoding energy-coupling factor transporter transmembrane component T, whose translation MIAPHVAQQTWLHRINAGPKLAVLAVTSILLGWMSQWPPLLVACVVILALYVFTISAAGARLKLYRPLAPFLIGIALLQIYTSGWEMALATLLRLVAMIALADLVTATTPMLAMMDALQPLFRLLRPLGLDERRLALAVALMLRFIPVIMSEWNKREEAWRARTGRRPPLRLLAPFLSDVLRLADHAAEALVARGFEMNLTTEKRK comes from the coding sequence ATGATCGCGCCGCATGTGGCTCAGCAGACCTGGCTGCATCGGATCAACGCCGGTCCTAAGCTCGCCGTTCTGGCGGTCACTTCGATTTTGCTTGGCTGGATGAGCCAGTGGCCGCCGCTCCTCGTCGCTTGTGTGGTTATTCTTGCTCTCTATGTCTTCACCATTTCCGCCGCTGGCGCGCGCCTGAAACTCTATCGTCCACTGGCGCCCTTCCTGATCGGCATTGCTCTTCTGCAAATTTATACGTCGGGCTGGGAGATGGCGCTCGCCACATTGTTGCGTCTGGTGGCGATGATCGCGCTCGCCGATCTCGTCACCGCGACGACGCCGATGCTCGCCATGATGGATGCGTTGCAGCCTTTATTCAGGCTGCTGCGCCCGCTCGGGCTCGACGAGCGCCGGCTGGCGCTCGCGGTCGCTCTGATGCTGCGCTTCATTCCGGTGATCATGAGCGAATGGAACAAGCGAGAGGAAGCCTGGCGCGCCCGCACTGGTCGGCGGCCGCCGCTGCGTCTTCTGGCGCCTTTCCTCAGCGATGTTCTGCGCCTGGCCGATCATGCCGCTGAAGCCTTGGTGGCGCGCGGCTTTGAAATGAACCTGACAACCGAGAAGAGGAAATAG